A window of Streptomyces gilvosporeus contains these coding sequences:
- a CDS encoding BMP family lipoprotein gives MHRVSKIVAAGIATAALTLSLSACGESSTEAGGKDKGVGLAFDVGGRDDHSFNEAAARGLDKAQKDFGVKSKMMTAKNGETEADREQRLSSLAEAGYNPVIGVGFNYGKSVNKVAKQFPKTTFGVVDSPSQAKNVYGMVFAENEASYLAGVAAALKSKTHKVGFIGGVNNALIQKFQAGYEQGVKDTDPKAKVTSEYLYANDDKGFNDPAAAKGKANGMLDAGIDVIYTAAGQSGNGSIETVAGKKGTWAIGVDSDQYLQPGLAQYKNSILTSVMKNVDVAVYDLVKSVHDKKPLTGNKSYTLKDNGVRLSTSGGFINDIQAKIDAAKQKIASGQVKVSDTPKQ, from the coding sequence GTGCACCGGGTATCCAAGATCGTTGCCGCGGGCATTGCCACCGCGGCCCTCACGCTTTCTCTGAGCGCCTGCGGCGAGTCGTCCACCGAGGCCGGTGGCAAGGACAAGGGCGTCGGGCTCGCCTTCGACGTCGGCGGCCGGGACGACCACTCGTTCAACGAGGCGGCGGCTCGTGGCCTGGACAAGGCCCAGAAGGACTTCGGTGTGAAGTCCAAGATGATGACCGCCAAGAACGGCGAGACCGAGGCGGACCGCGAGCAGCGCCTGTCCTCGCTGGCCGAGGCGGGTTACAACCCCGTCATCGGCGTCGGCTTCAACTACGGCAAGTCCGTGAACAAGGTCGCCAAGCAGTTCCCGAAGACCACCTTCGGCGTCGTCGACTCCCCCTCCCAGGCCAAGAACGTCTACGGCATGGTCTTCGCCGAGAACGAGGCTTCCTACCTCGCCGGTGTCGCCGCCGCGCTGAAGAGCAAGACCCACAAGGTCGGCTTCATCGGCGGTGTGAACAACGCGCTGATCCAGAAGTTCCAGGCGGGCTACGAGCAGGGCGTCAAGGACACCGACCCCAAGGCGAAGGTCACCTCCGAGTACCTCTACGCCAACGACGACAAGGGCTTCAACGACCCGGCCGCCGCGAAGGGCAAGGCCAACGGCATGCTCGACGCCGGTATCGACGTGATCTACACCGCGGCCGGCCAGTCCGGCAACGGTTCGATCGAGACGGTCGCCGGCAAGAAGGGCACCTGGGCGATCGGCGTCGACTCCGACCAGTACCTCCAGCCGGGCCTGGCCCAGTACAAGAACTCGATCCTCACGTCGGTCATGAAGAACGTCGACGTGGCGGTGTACGACCTGGTCAAGAGCGTGCACGACAAGAAGCCGCTGACCGGTAACAAGAGCTACACGCTCAAGGACAACGGCGTGCGGCTGTCCACCTCGGGCGGTTTCATCAACGACATCCAGGCCAAGATCGACGCGGCGAAGCAGAAGATCGCGTCGGGCCAGGTGAAGGTCAGCGACACTCCCAAGCAGTAG
- a CDS encoding ABC transporter permease: MKKLDKNKLILGLAAPVLAIVAALAITSVIILATGKDPIHAYLVMLDFGSKSDSQVWIINKAVPYYLSALAVAIGFRMNLFNIGVDGQYRIAAFFAAVVGGALTLPGFLQIPLIIIVAMLVGSVWAGIAGLLKTTRGVSEVITTIMLNAIAAAVIGYFLQDGRLAVKDGNLFHTPNLPASSHFFTIPTQPAPLDGFLVVAVVIGFAYWFVLNRTRFGFDLRTVGQSESAAEAGGVSVKRMIVTSMLLSGAAAGLIGMPTLLGESYNYGTDFPIGIGFTGIAIALLGRNHPVGMAAAALLWGFLERTGTQLEFENYQQEIVGVMQGVIVLCVVVAYELVRRYGLRLQQRQVGAELAAQARKTEKAEVSA, encoded by the coding sequence GTGAAGAAGCTCGACAAGAACAAGCTGATCCTGGGCCTCGCCGCGCCCGTCCTGGCGATCGTCGCGGCACTGGCCATCACCTCGGTGATCATCCTGGCCACCGGCAAGGACCCGATCCACGCCTACCTGGTGATGCTCGACTTCGGCTCCAAGAGCGACAGCCAGGTCTGGATCATCAACAAGGCGGTCCCGTACTACCTGTCCGCGCTGGCCGTCGCCATCGGCTTCCGGATGAACCTCTTCAACATCGGCGTCGACGGCCAGTACCGCATCGCGGCGTTCTTCGCCGCGGTGGTCGGCGGTGCGCTGACGCTGCCCGGCTTCCTCCAGATCCCGCTGATCATCATCGTCGCGATGCTGGTCGGCTCGGTCTGGGCGGGTATCGCGGGCCTGCTGAAGACCACCCGCGGCGTCAGCGAGGTGATCACCACGATCATGCTGAACGCCATCGCGGCCGCGGTCATCGGCTACTTCCTCCAGGACGGCCGGCTCGCGGTCAAGGACGGCAACCTCTTCCACACGCCGAACCTCCCGGCCTCCAGCCACTTCTTCACCATCCCCACCCAGCCCGCCCCCCTCGACGGCTTCCTCGTCGTCGCCGTCGTCATCGGCTTCGCGTACTGGTTCGTGCTCAACCGCACCCGCTTCGGCTTCGACCTGCGGACGGTCGGCCAGTCCGAGTCCGCGGCCGAGGCGGGCGGCGTCAGCGTCAAGCGGATGATCGTCACTTCCATGCTGCTGTCCGGCGCCGCGGCGGGCCTGATCGGCATGCCGACGCTGCTCGGCGAGTCGTACAACTACGGCACCGACTTCCCCATCGGCATCGGCTTCACCGGCATCGCCATCGCGCTGCTGGGCCGCAACCACCCGGTCGGCATGGCCGCCGCCGCGCTGCTGTGGGGCTTCCTCGAACGGACCGGCACCCAGCTGGAATTCGAGAACTACCAGCAGGAGATCGTCGGCGTGATGCAGGGCGTCATTGTGCTGTGCGTCGTCGTCGCCTACGAACTCGTGCGGCGCTACGGCCTCAGACTCCAGCAGCGGCAGGTCGGCGCGGAGCTCGCCGCCCAGGCCCGTAAGACCGAGAAGGCGGAGGT
- a CDS encoding amidohydrolase, with protein sequence MSLPGTLPEALLPELIDFRRDLHMHPELGNQELRTTAAIKERLEQAGLRPQVLATGTGLICDIGTDFGTDAATGKAAATGTADGADGPGLLALRADIDALPIPDTKTVPYASTVPGRAHACGHDVHTTVVLGTGLVLADLAREGRLPRPVRLLFQPAEEVLPGGASDAIESGALEGVARILAVHCDPRVDAGRIGLRTGAITSACDRLEIDLEGPGGHTARPHLTTDMVTAAARIALDVPALLARRVDSRAGLAITWGRLESGHAANVIPQRAGLSGTVRCLDLDAWHQAADLVHAAIDEVATLYGAKSQITYVRGVPPVVNESTSAQLLQDAMTVRRGLHSVESTEQSLGGEDFSWYLEHVPGAMARLGVRPPGAHHQYDLHRGDFDVDEEAIRVGIELFTAAALLDGALED encoded by the coding sequence ATGTCGCTCCCCGGTACCCTCCCCGAGGCCCTCCTGCCCGAACTCATCGACTTCCGCCGCGACTTGCACATGCACCCCGAGCTCGGCAACCAGGAGCTCCGTACCACCGCGGCGATCAAGGAGCGCTTGGAGCAGGCCGGTCTGCGCCCGCAGGTCCTGGCCACCGGCACCGGCCTCATCTGCGACATCGGTACGGACTTCGGTACGGACGCCGCCACGGGCAAGGCCGCCGCCACCGGTACGGCCGACGGCGCCGACGGCCCCGGGCTCCTGGCCCTCCGTGCGGACATCGACGCCCTGCCCATCCCCGACACCAAGACCGTCCCCTACGCCTCCACGGTTCCCGGCCGCGCCCACGCCTGCGGCCACGACGTGCACACCACCGTGGTCCTCGGCACCGGCCTGGTGCTGGCCGATCTGGCCCGCGAGGGACGGCTGCCGCGCCCCGTACGCCTGCTGTTCCAGCCCGCCGAGGAGGTCCTGCCGGGCGGCGCCTCCGACGCCATCGAGTCCGGCGCCCTGGAGGGCGTCGCCCGCATCCTGGCCGTCCACTGCGATCCGCGCGTCGACGCCGGGCGGATCGGCCTGCGCACCGGAGCGATCACCTCGGCCTGCGACCGCCTCGAAATCGATCTCGAAGGCCCCGGCGGCCACACCGCCCGCCCCCACCTGACCACCGACATGGTCACCGCCGCCGCCCGTATCGCCCTCGACGTGCCGGCCCTGCTCGCCCGCCGGGTCGACTCCCGGGCGGGTCTGGCCATCACCTGGGGCCGCCTGGAATCCGGCCATGCCGCCAATGTGATCCCCCAGCGCGCCGGTCTCTCCGGCACGGTCCGCTGCCTCGACCTCGACGCCTGGCACCAGGCCGCCGACCTCGTCCACGCCGCCATCGACGAGGTCGCGACGCTGTACGGCGCCAAGTCCCAGATCACCTACGTGCGCGGCGTCCCGCCCGTCGTCAACGAGTCCACCAGTGCCCAGCTGCTCCAGGACGCCATGACCGTCCGCCGCGGTCTGCACTCCGTCGAGAGCACCGAACAGTCCCTCGGCGGCGAGGACTTCTCCTGGTACCTCGAACACGTCCCCGGCGCCATGGCCCGCCTCGGCGTCCGCCCGCCCGGCGCCCACCACCAGTACGACCTGCACCGCGGCGACTTCGATGTGGACGAGGAAGCCATCCGCGTGGGCATCGAGCTCTTCACGGCGGCGGCGCTGCTCGACGGGGCGCTCGAGGACTGA
- a CDS encoding ABC transporter ATP-binding protein: protein MKASSSPQADSAPAAAPAVELRGITKRFPGVVANHDIDITIHRGTVHALVGENGAGKSTLMKILYGMQKPDEGTIGIDGDQVSFHSPADAIARGIGMVHQHFMLADNLTVLENVVLGGERLHGIGAKARAEILKISDRYGLGVRPDVLVEDLGVADRQRVEILKVLYRGARTLILDEPTAVLVPQEVDALFDNLRELKAEGLTVIFISHKLGEVLSVADDITVIRRGTTVASVVPGETTPKQLAELMVGSELPSPQTRESTVTDVEMLKVEGLRLTTADAEGVERTVLDDVSLTIHKGEVLGIAGVEGNGQAELVEAIMGMRDPDGGTITLDGTDISHLPTRTRREDGIGYIPEDRHRHGLLLEAPLWENRILGHVTQKPNAKGRLLDLKAARADTERIVAEYDVRTPGIEVTAASLSGGNQQKLIFGREMSHHPKLLIAAHPTRGVDVGAQAQIWDQIRTARHEGLAVLLISADLDELIGLSDGLRVMYRGRLVADADPATITPEELGSAMTGAASGHLTHSGNDSAAEQEPRSSQEGESE from the coding sequence ATCAAAGCGTCCAGCAGCCCCCAGGCAGACAGCGCCCCCGCCGCGGCACCGGCGGTGGAACTCCGCGGGATCACCAAGCGGTTCCCAGGAGTCGTCGCCAACCACGACATCGACATCACCATCCACCGCGGCACCGTGCACGCGCTGGTCGGCGAGAACGGCGCGGGCAAGTCCACGCTGATGAAGATCCTCTACGGCATGCAGAAGCCGGACGAGGGCACCATCGGCATCGACGGCGACCAGGTCAGCTTCCACAGCCCGGCCGACGCCATCGCCCGCGGCATCGGCATGGTGCACCAGCACTTCATGCTCGCCGACAACCTCACCGTCCTGGAGAACGTCGTTCTCGGCGGTGAGAGACTGCATGGCATCGGAGCCAAGGCGCGCGCCGAGATCCTCAAGATCTCCGACCGCTACGGCCTCGGCGTCCGCCCCGACGTCCTCGTCGAGGACCTCGGCGTCGCCGACCGCCAGCGCGTGGAGATCCTCAAGGTCCTCTACCGCGGCGCCCGTACGCTCATCCTCGACGAGCCGACCGCGGTGCTGGTCCCGCAGGAGGTCGACGCGCTCTTCGACAACCTGCGCGAGCTCAAGGCCGAGGGCCTGACCGTCATCTTCATCTCGCACAAGCTGGGCGAGGTGCTCTCGGTCGCCGACGACATCACCGTCATCCGGCGCGGCACCACCGTGGCCTCGGTCGTCCCCGGCGAGACCACGCCCAAGCAGCTCGCCGAGCTGATGGTCGGCAGCGAACTGCCCTCGCCGCAGACCCGCGAGTCCACCGTCACGGACGTGGAGATGCTGAAGGTCGAGGGGCTGCGGCTGACCACCGCCGACGCGGAGGGCGTGGAGCGCACCGTCCTGGACGATGTGTCGCTGACCATCCACAAGGGCGAGGTCCTGGGCATCGCCGGTGTGGAGGGCAACGGCCAGGCCGAACTGGTCGAGGCGATCATGGGCATGCGCGACCCCGACGGCGGCACCATCACGCTGGACGGTACCGATATCAGCCATCTGCCCACCCGCACCCGGCGCGAGGACGGCATCGGCTACATCCCCGAGGACCGCCACCGGCACGGCCTGCTGCTGGAGGCCCCCCTGTGGGAGAACCGCATCCTGGGCCATGTCACGCAGAAGCCCAACGCGAAGGGCCGGCTGCTCGACCTGAAGGCCGCCCGCGCGGACACCGAGCGGATCGTCGCCGAGTACGACGTCCGTACCCCCGGAATCGAGGTCACCGCGGCCTCGCTCTCCGGCGGCAACCAGCAGAAGCTGATCTTCGGCCGGGAGATGAGCCACCACCCCAAGCTGCTGATCGCCGCGCACCCCACCCGGGGTGTGGACGTCGGAGCCCAGGCGCAGATCTGGGACCAGATACGCACCGCCCGGCACGAAGGTCTCGCCGTACTGCTGATCTCCGCCGACCTGGACGAGCTGATCGGCCTGTCCGACGGCCTGCGGGTGATGTACCGCGGCCGGCTCGTCGCGGACGCGGACCCCGCCACCATCACCCCGGAGGAGCTGGGCTCGGCCATGACCGGCGCCGCCAGCGGCCATCTCACCCATTCCGGCAACGACTCCGCCGCGGAGCAGGAGCCGCGCTCGTCCCAGGAGGGGGAGTCCGAGTGA